The Lasioglossum baleicum chromosome 5, iyLasBale1, whole genome shotgun sequence genome segment agtaacacacctaatattttgcggacatcattagggatccatataccatcgtctcacaaaagatgatcaaaatcgaagtcggacacttggggtccttacCTTGTAAGTATACTTGTCACATTAGGCACACTCGAAAGTAACGACAGAGTTAACACGTTGACGTCTACGTCGATCACTTTGATTACATATGAAGGGTAGtttctccaggattgcaagggatgCTCCTTtttgtttctcgataatgcgaagatggaatttttcagtagtcaaaagcgctagataaaagtccTATTTATGTCCTATttgcgtttacgaggcgtaatttgaatATTTGGAAATTGGAGGGCCTAgagatttaaatattttaaacaaagtaaAAGACTTTGAGACTTTCGTGATTGATGTACAAGATTATTTTGCAGTAATTGTCAACGCAATGGAAAGCTTAATGAAATTAGCGATCGATTAAATTGCCGTCAAAGTGACCAGGAACTTGTAAATCGATTAACAATACTATTCCTTTCCCGTCGAATACGTAACCCAGATTTTTGATGATCTTTAAACGATACCAGATGGCTGCGTGCGTAGTTCCGTGTCAGGGACGTTGTGTTGGCTGCAAACAAGCCGCGACTATGCGTTCCATTTACGCGTAATTGATtcgttgaacaattttttaactatTTCCAATTGGTACAATTTCTCTAGCGTaaacatgttttcatattttcacgTCGTAAGTTTTACTATCGATCCCCTCCGTCCCACGTAACACGAACATGTCATTCCTTATCGATCATATCGACGTCGATAAGTAATTTCCACTTTAATCCCCCGCGAGCCAGGTGTGGTACAATCAACCCCAGCGGAtttaaaactgttatttttaaacaaatgaaGATGTTTGTGGTTTTAAAAATAAACTATTTATTTTTGACACATGAacttttgttttatatttcgatcTGATCCTGTTATACAGTCGACGAAACATGATTTTAAAGTGCGCTTTGATGCAAATGGATCAAATTAACCCTGCATGGAGGGTGTGACTGTTATTAAACCTGGTTCTCGCAGAGGGTTGAAAGATATTAAAGCGACTTTCGGTATATTGGTAGCGTCAGtaatataaatagactgcggatctttatatatttataaaaaaattcgtCGGCTcaattataaaacagtaaaagaaatTTCAGAACATTGTAATGTTATGTACATGGAACTTTATACGACTCcaacataaatcaatttttatttaaaaaaataactacTTCAATGCAAGTAGATATATGATAATGTAGCCGACAGCTTTGTTTATGCTTAAAatactaaatttaaagttttgttTTTAACGTAACCAAGTCGTTATTTTTGTTGTGCTTCTGCTGtcaacaatcgatgcagaacatcTCTATTTTGCAAGAAGATCCCCTGTATATAGTAATAAATAACTATTCTGTGGCGTTTCCGAGCATTCGATAAAAGCAAGGCGTGCGCGTGCGTGCGACCTTCTATTGATAAGAGTGATATCATTGATTTATCAGTAGTAAACACGCATACGTGCAGGTACGCACTATTCGCATCAAAACAATGGATTGTCAATCCCCGTGGGTGCATCTGCGTAGATTTGCGTACGTGCCGACCGAGACGCGATGCTTTGTTGTTAGCATTCAACTTGTGTCAATAATACAGAATGGTCCAACAACtctgaccaccttgaatatcttcgttatttgtaacaatatggaaaaaattataGATACATAACTTGCTTGGTGTAAAGGGAGAAATATTGTAATGCAAAGATTTTTTATATGGGTGAAGGTGtttcggagatttcaaggtcaccttgatttcttTAAATACAACGATCCACCCCTTGTATCCAGGATCGATGGAATATCAAATTCTGCGTAAACATGCATTGACCTTCATGTGTCCTAGACCCgacagttaacgagatattgtcGACATATTTGTATTTCTTATAATAACTATTCTATTTTGCATTCAGTTTCCACTGATAATATTGTCACAGCTGCGGCTAGTGAAGCTGCTGAGAATGATAATGATGTGTAAATCACACAGCATGAAAAGTTGGATTTCTTACATTAATTACCATCGCTCCCGCATTGATTTGCAACTTAGATACGCCGTTTCGTAACAATAATCATTAGTTTTTCTACGGTTTGATATAACGGGGTCTTGGATAATCGGATCGATGAAAACAGAGCTCGTGAGTTTTCAGTATCGAGTTCTTGAAAAAAGATAACAATTACACGGAAAGCTCCGAGATGATAACTTGAGTACCaccaatgaagaaaatagtttcTGTACTATAAATAGCCATAAAAACATTGCTTATCTCGAACCAGAAAAAAGTTCATCAATCAAGAACACGATAATGGTCTATCAATCAAGAACATAATAAATGTaacatatttatataaatacacACATAACAAGATGTAGTGCTTGCCATTGATTTCTCTGCTCGGCAATTTCTGCTTTAAGAATAGAACCTCCGATCGACCAAGAGACTATTAAATTAAGTACCACCTATGTTTAACGCCACCTTCACGGTACAAAGATTGAAATGTGGAAGCATAGTCTTCGTTCAGTTCATAATACCTTAAAACAACTGCGATCAGAATCGATAAGAAACGCTTAAAACTATAAGAGCTACGGTATAATTTAGACTTTGAATATTTACACAAATATGTTCGTAACTGAAGTCTAAATTGTGGATAGTGGTGACTTGCTTCAGTAATCTGTTCGTAATTACTCGTGTCGttcatatatttatttgtttttataacACAAATATTGAGCAATGTGATTAGCTCTTATCGTGTGCGTAGTCATTTGGAAAAGATCAAGGTTTAACATTCTATTATTCACGAAGGTTCTGGAATGATAGTACATATACTTCAAAATGATTCAtagtacatacagtgggtgtacaaagtattcgtacaccttttaagaactaataacttctttataattatatcaaacgacctcatttttttataatcaattagaagcattggtttacgaagtgacatgcaaaaaagattttccaaaatttataatttacaaggttacatgcaaaaataaaaaaggcattttttgaaactcttttatttgggtccctaatgaaaatttaaaatatatgttttgtagatctataatagttatacatatgctgaaaatttcgacgaaatcggttgacgtaggaaaaaatgacacgcatcgaaagatgtacgattctgtggatttgaagcagaaattgatcaaaagtcgtgtaaaactacgattttcaccatttttaaccgcttataGCTCGcacgtatgttaatcgatttcgatgaaattttcagcatgtgtgtaactattatatatatctacaaaacatacattttaaattttctttaagggctccaataaaaaagttttaaaaaatcccttttttatttttgcatgtaaccttgtaaattaaaaatttctggaacatcttttttgcatatcatttcgtaaaccaatgcttctaattgattataaaaaatcaggtcgtttggtacaattataaaaaagttattagttcttaaaaggtgtacgaatactttgtacacccactgtagataGAACGTAAACAATGAAGAAAATTGACTAATGCTCGTGGTGTCGCgtcaattttcataatttcacattcgagagagagagttcattgaaaatgaaatgaaaatattctgtaGTTTCTCGAGCAAGACTATGAATGCTTTTGTGCATgtggatatatacatatactttacTTCATGtgtatatattaggttgtcccagaaGTTCGTTTCATTCTCGATTAATGTGCTCAGTGCAAATTCAGAGAAGTTTTTAAGAAAACCAATGGTTAAGAAAggaataataaaacattaacgAACAGAAGATTGTGTTGTTTGTGTATGCTGATGTTATCTAACAATACAGAATGAGCACGTAGTAAAAGAATCTTTTAGAACAGCCTAATAATATTTACTTAATTCTTCTATCCGTGTGGATAAAGGAAAGTTCAGTAGATAACGACTACGGAAACAGACACCGCGTCCGCACGCATCGAATAATTTCTACTTTCTATCTCGGCGATCTGGTAGGAACGGAGCTCGGAAAACAATAGCATTTCTCGATCAAATAAACAGCCGGACGATGAGTATCGGCTACAAAATGTCGCAGAGTCAATTTTGGAGAGTGCACAAGTGAAAAACATCCCTTCCAGAACCCAGGGATTCGTCATCGCTGCACAAGAGACGCCGATAGGGTggaagaaagagggagagagaagagaaacAGACACGGCGTATATGCGTCTCATTCATGCGTGTATCACGACGCGCTGGACGAATGTGCGAGCGTTGGTATAGGAGAAAAACAGCGGTTGCACGTGGCTCGTGAATGCTCGTATATACCTGCTCACGTTCTGTTTCTTCGATCCCCTCTATCATGCCCCGTTTCCAGCTGGCGTGACTAACGCAGCCAGCAGCCTCTCTGGGAAAGCTCGCGAGGGTATAAAAGTCGAAGAGGATCGCAGCGCTCAGCCAGTGCGTCTCAGGCGTACGACCGAGAATCGTTTTCGTGCGTCTCAAGTGTTAAAAGCTTACAAGTTTTCTATTTCAAACGACGACGAGTTTTCAAAGTCTAGCTTGTCACGATCGGAACACTCCTAGAACCTTGATCTAGAATCGTGCGAGAGTAACGGTGTTCGTCGAACGTAACACTCCGAATTTGTGATCGCGTTTCCGTTAGAAACGATCTACGAGGAGCTAGCTGTAAAAGATTATCAGCGATCTAGCCGAAGGGAACTGTCGTTCTACTATGCCTGCAAAGCTGGAAACCCTGGCTCCGATCACTCCCAACACACTCTGTACTCCTTGTAGAGGGTACGCATGTGATGATTTTTATTATCATTGTTCTCGATTAATCGTGTCGTGATATCGTTCGCCACTCTTTGTGGCTCTGTGCTTAGTTCGACTTGATTTATTTCGTTGTTCGCGAGTTCTTTCTTTATCCAGTGAGTTAAACTTTGAAGTTTGTTGATGGTCATAGAAGATTCTGTTATCTAGGAAAAATTGTCTTTATATATTGGAGTAGGCTCAGTGTAGATTGTAGAGAATAGTTGTTGCATCTCTGCATTATCTTGCGATAGTGAGTAATGTAATTCCATAAATAGCTTCGTTTCCGTACACTGTTCTATCTTTAATGAGATGTAATTCCTTTGTCGACTATTTTGAAGCAATGAACTTCATATGATAGTTATTAGCAAATTATTCTGACTGCTTCAGTATGTCTCTGAGCAATTTATGTGGTTTTTTGAAAGTGCATGAAATTGCATCGGGGTGGACGGAGCAACAGCTGATTGGTAAAACGATCGGGGCGTAACGAATAAGCTCCGGTTAATGGCCGTTTTCCGCTTGTTATACTTGCAATTTTTACACACGCCGGTCAGTCTAGTACTTTAGCGACAGCTGCAATTTGCACTGCTCTTGTTACTAAACCTATTCGtgtgtaaatattatataaaaaatattggtATTCGTTCATCGAAtctcattggtatacatttacagtGATAGTGATACAAAAATGGAAAAACACCTATTTGATTCGTCTATAAGCTTCTCATCAAATTTTCCGTCTAGTAACAATTGATTGATCATCCCACAATAATTCCTCTTATATATCAATTAATTTTGCTATCcgcaaaaaatgtttaaaaatctgtATTCCAAGTTTCTACTAAAATATCGTCTTAACAAGTGCAATAAGAAACGACAGGATTTCGCGCAacctgattattagactgcggatctttatgcaaaataaaatttgtctacatcaattgcaatttaTAGGAGTtcagtaaatatttattttcttccttaataattttcatatattaaaaatagtacatcgacatCGTTAAACTCGTTTAATCTTTGTACTGTTTTAGattacacctacttattttcgtcataaatgcataaaatccgcagtctactgatattaTTCAATACAACAATGTCATACATGTTTCAATACAACAATGAAAAATGATCTTTCCCAATTCCAGGGAGGAGAAGATGAACAAGCTGTGTAGACAGGTGTCGATCGAGAGCCCGAACGTGACGGGCCGTGATTGGGTATTCAGTTTCGATGTTCCTGTTCCGGATGTGCCATCGCAGGGGGCAAGGATTCGGGTGATGTGTGCAGGTGCTTGCTATCATCCCCGTCGTTCACCCAGCCTGGGTAGCCTAACTTCCGTCTCCAGTAGCAGTAGTTTAGCCACCGATGTCTCTGTCGAAGGTGACTTTCCTATGTCCTTGCCTCACCATGGAGTCCGGGACGCAGCTTTGTTTCCTGGCTACGAGGTCGCAGGTGTGATCGAGTCTCTGGGCGCTAACGTTCCCGAGGATTGTGAATTCGTGATCGGAGATCGAGTGATCCTCTATCCTTACGAGGGAATACCAAACGGCTACGTCGAGTACCTCGTAGTCCATGACCTCAAGTACCTCATCAAGATTCCCGACAACGTCAGCCTCAGCGTAGCAGCCATGTTACCCGCTGGCGCTTTATTAGCCATGAACACCGTTTTCGCCGCCCACGGACATGTCCAGGCTTTGCTGAAGGAGAGAGGAGACAACAGCGTCTGCAAGATCCTCATCGTTGGTACCGGTGGCTTGGCTCTCTGGGCTCTTAGAATCGCCGCGTACTACTTCAGCAACATGAAAGATAGAGTCACCATCACTATTGCCTCGTTGAAGGATGATGGACTCACCATGGCTCAAGAGTTCCAACGGTGAGTTACTTTGGAGGGTTGTTGAATGTCGATGTTCTGTAGGTATAGGCTGATTAGTGTTTGCGAATTGTGCTGAAAGGCGACACTACTCTGGAATATCTAGAATCTAGAAGTTTTTAGAAAAAGGGAAGGTTTAACTAGGAAGGTAGCTAACTTTATCTAGCTTAGGTCTAGCTCTGATCGCGTtgcccttgaaatatgttggaaGTAAATGTCTGCTTAAAGATTCGGCAATACTATTCAATTCATTCAGTTGTACGTGGAGATTTGAACGTGCTCGCATTATATTAGTGTTAATTAGTGTTTGCGAATAGTGAAGAAATAGTTTTTAGAAAAAGGGAAGGTTTAACTAGGAAGGTAGCTAATAGGGGTGGGTGGGTGCCCAAAAATTCGGGTTTGGGACGGGACCcgaaaatttatattgttcGGAGACCTAAATGTCATAAATTTTCGGGTTCCTGACCCGACCCGAGCACTACCCCACCCCTAGTAGCTAACTTTAGCTAGCTTAGTTTCGAGATTTGAAAAAATCTCAAGAAtccaaagaaaaataaaatcttCTGATTCAAAGGAGAGAGAATAATTGTCCGTCACTTTGATAGATTGTTTTTAAATGATTCCCAACATGAACGTATGCAGAAAATGCCAgacattttgtaatttaaactGTATCTAGGCCTATCTACGAGTTCTGTCGCTTTTCGTCTAGTAGCCACTGCATGTTGCGTGTTCAACTACGAGTAACGAGGTTCACTCGTTGATCTCTGAACTGAAATTAACATTCCATGTCCGAGATCTTTGTCATCGATCACAGTTTCATAACTCCGAGGAATAATCAACTGTATCGCTAAATGAATGATAACGTTATCGTATCAATTTGAGTACTTGACAAATCTTGACCACGATAAATGTTACGTAAAGATTTATCTTCTCTAATCTTTTCTGCGGAGTTCGTTTGTTTATGCAACACACGGTGCACTTAAATATCGCTTAATTTGATCAAAATGGTAATAGCGCTTGTGTGTATCACGTTATTCACGTTGTAAGGTTCACCTTTATGTTAATTGCATCAGCTTCCAGCACTTGATTAATTGATTGAGAATATAGTAGCACTTGTACGTAGGCGGTAGTCATTTTCTAATACAGTTAAAGAGGAAGAAGCTCTCGCCCGTTTGGATAACGTCAAGTtgcataaatataatagttactTTGATGTTTTTACGTGTTGGCTTGGCGTAGTCAGTGGCGTCATAGGCGAGCcacaatattttataaaaaaatgaacTTTCTGTTTGGAGAACAAACAGTAGGATATTGATCCGATATTAACACAACATATCGGGAAAGGAAGATACCAGAAATGTTGAAACACTACGGTAAATGCACCAATAATTGACCTCGTATCAGTAG includes the following:
- the Drat gene encoding death resistor Adh domain containing target isoform X1; amino-acid sequence: MPAKLETLAPITPNTLCTPCRGEEKMNKLCRQVSIESPNVTGRDWVFSFDVPVPDVPSQGARIRVMCAGACYHPRRSPSLGSLTSVSSSSSLATDVSVEGDFPMSLPHHGVRDAALFPGYEVAGVIESLGANVPEDCEFVIGDRVILYPYEGIPNGYVEYLVVHDLKYLIKIPDNVSLSVAAMLPAGALLAMNTVFAAHGHVQALLKERGDNSVCKILIVGTGGLALWALRIAAYYFSNMKDRVTITIASLKDDGLTMAQEFQRVNVVQWSEDLYEKQLIERTMDACGGHVDVVIDFGTTSRSLHRSMQCLSKGGVVFVIKDVADRLQPKFSRRAEEWELSIKSVEPGTLEQLQELVKLVASGEVEPPPHTVYPAEDVLDVVLKLCHSEIQGRAILRFYPAD
- the Drat gene encoding death resistor Adh domain containing target isoform X2, with translation MNKLCRQVSIESPNVTGRDWVFSFDVPVPDVPSQGARIRVMCAGACYHPRRSPSLGSLTSVSSSSSLATDVSVEGDFPMSLPHHGVRDAALFPGYEVAGVIESLGANVPEDCEFVIGDRVILYPYEGIPNGYVEYLVVHDLKYLIKIPDNVSLSVAAMLPAGALLAMNTVFAAHGHVQALLKERGDNSVCKILIVGTGGLALWALRIAAYYFSNMKDRVTITIASLKDDGLTMAQEFQRVNVVQWSEDLYEKQLIERTMDACGGHVDVVIDFGTTSRSLHRSMQCLSKGGVVFVIKDVADRLQPKFSRRAEEWELSIKSVEPGTLEQLQELVKLVASGEVEPPPHTVYPAEDVLDVVLKLCHSEIQGRAILRFYPAD